The sequence below is a genomic window from Lycium ferocissimum isolate CSIRO_LF1 chromosome 9, AGI_CSIRO_Lferr_CH_V1, whole genome shotgun sequence.
CTAAGTATTTAAGGAAGGTTTAGACTAAGGAAAgtttcctaattttttttttaaaattaattgtaaCATAATGGTTAAGACTATTCCACATTGttaacatatatgtatatccgATGCATTTGACAAATTAACCATTCTTGATTTTCAACTCGAACTCAAAGTAGTGAAGAATTTGAGTTTGCAAATTCAAATTGTATGTTATTACGAGGTGCCTGAAAAACTAATAGCCGAGGAACAATCATCTGCATTAGTCTTATCAAAATAGTAGGTCGAAATAGAACATGATTAATCactcaaaaaaaacaaaaaaatagtgTTTGTATTGTTGGTAACTAACTGCACAACAAAAAAACGGGTTTCTCTTGCATCAGAATTGAACACATGATGTGTTGTCTTCACATATATTTTTAGCTTTAACTTATAGTAGTAACTTAATATAGTGGTGCAAAATCTCCATGctatcaaaattcaaaatttagaaCCACCAATTTAGTTTCTGAGTTCGTACAACTGAATGGGGGGCCTCTTAGGCTTGGCCCATTTTTGATGGAGATCTAAGTGGCTTTCCTATGGTCCGGCCTATCAAGTGGAGGTGAAGCCCAAAGTCACTCTGGGCTTATTTGTCCTCAGTATCATGCTCAAAAATGATCTCCAATTTACAGTGGAATCACTCGTGAGCATATAGAAGTATGAAAAAGTTATTTGTGTGTTTCTAATTTAGGGGGTACTGGAGTAATATTCAAAATGTTACTCTGGTTGTTGGTaaaatatacactgatataCAAGTAAAAAAGCAAAAAGTATATATCTTCTATTATGAAGGATACGTACAGCGGGTTGGGCTCCACAAGAATCGCGATTTAGTAGACGAAGGTCGTTTTGAAAAGGATCATTATCgtgaaaggaaaaagaattcaAAGATGGGGATACTATAGTCTGAGATTCAAAGAATATTGTACATGCTTAATTGACCATACGAGGTTAAAGTTGACTCTAAAAATTATTTGTGTTATGGTGATTTTTGTATTAATCTCTAAATATATTCTGATTTTATCAAGTGTGACATAAGAACCCTCACAACTTCTGGTCATGTTTGATAAGCGGTAAGATACTTCTATTTCAGGAAAACATTGGCGTGGCTCAAGATAAAATTCATAAATGTGAATGAGAAATAAAAGGGATATTGTAATTTCTTTATGTTCAGATCTGATTGATGGAATTAGAAAACATAAAATCAAGTCGTCTTTTATTTATAATCTTGTACAATTGGCCCTGGGCAAAGGACATAAACAGTAGGATCTGATCTGGGACTTGAAGTTCACAGCACAGCAATTATTTGACCAATAACCCATACTTCCTTGAGTTGTTGCCAGCTTCCAAATGAGAAAAAGGTCCCAAATGTCTTAAcacattttcttgaaaaaggaaaaatttaagCACTTTACAAATAAGATTATTCTTCTACAAACGAAAAGGGATGTCCCAAGAGAGTTAGCTAATGACAAATTTAATCATGGATTCGTGTGTTCAATACAAATAGAATTACATTTACATTTCAAACGCGCTCTTTCAACTCAGAATCTGCAACGTTTAAATCCCGGATTCGTCACTGTTAAAAGACTAGTTTAATTTCCGGGGTCAGTGTATGCACACATTGAATGAGAATATTGAAAAGCTCTCTTAAAAAGGTTTCTCTCCTACTACATTACCATGTGGATCATAGTTGCAACTAATCAAAGTATCCCCAGTTTTGCATACAACTTTTGCACAGCCAACTGTTGTACTTTGTTTCCaaataatttgtgtataatgcAAGCATTGCTCATTTTTCTTGCAAGAATTGCTCTTATAATCATAATAAGGTCCTTCCTTTGCCCACGCCATGACAGCGTCGCGTGGCTTCCAATCCTTGCCGCTCCCCCAGAAAAGGTTTTCACCGTAGTCCCCGCGGGAATGAACCAACTCGCAACTCACCTGCAAAGCCGGatcatgaaatttaagaaaaaagggaagatttacttttgaaatttgttatctaaaataagtcataaacATTCATGTAGCTATAAATTATATCATCAagagtaaaatgagaagtttaaagttaaatcgTTTCTAAATAAGAAagtatgacttttttttttgacagacTAAAAATAAAGTATGTCACATTAGTTGGGACAAGagaatattataattttaaaatgcaATGGATTTAATGGCGAGAAGGTAAGAGGTTGAAcatatcaaatttaaattttgaatctgtCTCTACTCACCAGTCGTTGATGTCCCCACCAGCTTGCGTAATTTGCTAGTTTGTTGCTCCATTTGAGAGGTGGAAGTCCAAGTTTTGCTCTTGCTTTGTTGTGGGGAGCAAGGTATTGTTTGACCATGTTTCTTGGTGTGGTTGTCAAAAGGCGTCTGGAAAGAGGTTGATGTGGAGAAGAAAAGGAAGGTTGTACTAtgcaaaggaaaaggaaaatactAAGTTTGCCAATTAGGCTTCTTTGTTGCAAATATGCCATTGTTTGGGAGTTTGTGGTTGGTGAAGGGTGGAGGAGAGTTGTTTGGATGGATTTCAAGGAGATGAGTGAATCTAATGGGTTTATATAGGTGGCCAATTGCAACTTTTTTTCTGTTGCAAGTTTGTCTTATAATAATGCCATGAGCAgtttttttctttacttatttCTTTGACTAATGAGACGGTAAGCCACAAGCAAGCAAACATAGCTTACACTGCTTATAAATGTGATATGATGGTAGGATCTTTTCACTTTAaattaaaagttttaaatttaaattttgcgATTGAAGAAACTTCGATAAAACTCTTTTATAGGTTTTCATATAACACGGATTCAAATTAATTGAACAAGTAGATTTTGGatattgaattaaaaaaaaaaattaaaaaagccTTGTTTACAACAAAAGTGTCAGAAAGTTTCACCCAATGACCTTAAAAATTGGTGGTCTTAAACTTTTGACTTCACTTGTTTTATGGGCAAAACTTCAAACTTAATAATCAAACTTTCTCTCTCATGCCGTGACGGTGCACGTCAGTTCACGTGCTCCGGTGGGATTCATGGCGAGAAAGAAACCACCCAAAACACCACCTAAAGAGCAAAATCGGGGTCGAGGAAGACCACGGAAAGTACCAATAGTGACATTTGGGAGCTCGGTTGGAGGCCGTGTTGATGTAGAACACTGCACCGAATCGGAAGAAATTAAAACCCCACCTGCGATTACGACTGGGATTCCTTTAGATCTGGGATCTAGTTCACATACTGGGGTAACCAAACAAGTGCAGCTGCCGTCGAGATTGGGGAAACAAAGTGATGCTAGCAGCTCAGGCAAGGGAACTATGCAGATTGGTCCTAATGGGGTAGAAACCCAAGATCCAGCTGTTCTACCTTCAAAAGCCAAAGAACAAGCAGCAGAGCCTACATGGGCTAATCTATTTCAGCGTAACAGAGCAGTGGAGAATGGTTTGGCGC
It includes:
- the LOC132069308 gene encoding pathogenesis-related protein PRB1-3; translated protein: MAYLQQRSLIGKLSIFLFLCIVQPSFSSPHQPLSRRLLTTTPRNMVKQYLAPHNKARAKLGLPPLKWSNKLANYASWWGHQRLVSCELVHSRGDYGENLFWGSGKDWKPRDAVMAWAKEGPYYDYKSNSCKKNEQCLHYTQIIWKQSTTVGCAKVVCKTGDTLISCNYDPHGNVVGEKPF